One region of Bombus affinis isolate iyBomAffi1 chromosome 3, iyBomAffi1.2, whole genome shotgun sequence genomic DNA includes:
- the LOC126914538 gene encoding histone H2A: MSGRGKGGKAKGKAKTRSSRAGLQFPVGRIHRLLRKGNYAERVGAGAPVYLAAVMEYLAAEVLELAGNAARDNKKTRIIPRHLQLAIRNDEELNKLLSGVTIAQGGVLPNIQAVLLPKKTGTGGSGKGDKTSQEY, encoded by the exons ATGTCAGGACGCGGTAAAGGCG GAAAGGCTAAGGGAAAGGCGAAGACCCGCAGTAGTAGGGCAGGGCTGCAGTTCCCTGTCGGAAGAATCCATCGTCTtttaagaaaaggaaattatGCGGAACGAGTGGGAGCTGGAGCGCCTGTTTATTTGGCCGCTGTGATGGAATATTTGGCGGCTGAAGTACTCGAGTTAGCCGGGAACGCCGCAAGAGACAACAAGAAGACGAG GATAATTCCACGTCACTTACAATTAGCTATTCGCAATGACGAAGAATTAAATAAACTGCTCTCGGGTGTAACAATCGCTCAAGGTGGTGTCCTGCCTAACATTCAAGCAGTGCTTTTGCCGAAGAAAACCGGTACTGGTGGATCTGGAAAGGGAGACAAAACATCCCaggaatattaa
- the LOC126914527 gene encoding UBX domain-containing protein 1: protein MSSSDINMLVDMGFSISKAEKALEITGNKGVVPAMEWLLAHSNDAEPSSDPPTAESATLSNLQTSIHEDTADASGQASTTEVAKSMKCDICGKLFKSNLEVEFHATKSGHDRFSESTEEKKPLTEEEKKEQLRILTEKLKQKNKEREEQEKKDAQEREKNRIKSGKEMAQARRKLELLEMKKLLEERKREKEEEKLARQKVKKQIEADKAARHAKANAKRALTESPPTPSSSTSTYRKEYNDTRLQIRLTNGQTLTQSFGSKEKLSAVRLFIEINRTDPSGPFNLMTAFPKKIFMEDDYEAPLNALGLTPSAVLIVQKKIE, encoded by the exons ATGTCGTCGAGTGATATAAATATGTTAGTGGATATGGGCTTTAGCATATCTAAAGC AGAAAAAGCTTTAGAAATTACTGGAAACAAAGGTGTTGTTCCGGCAATGGAATG gctCTTGGCCCATTCAAATGATGCTGAACCATCATCTGACCCACCTACTGCTGAAAGTGCAACGCTGTCTAATCTTCAAACATCAATCCATGAAGATACTGCCGATGCTAGTGGTCAGGCGTCTACTACTGAAGTTGCTAAATCTATGAAATgtgatat TTGTGGAAAACTGTTTAAGTCTAACTTGGAAGTCGAATTCCATGCGACAAAGTCCGGACATGATAGATTCTCTGAAAGCACGGAAGAAAAGAAACCTCTTACGGAAGAGGAAAAGAAGGAACAATTACGAATTCTAACAGAGAAGTTAAAACAGAAAAACAAGGAGCGAGAGGAGCAGGAAAAGAAAGATGCACAAGAAAGGGAAAAGAATAGAATAAAATCAGGGAAAGAGATGGCTCAGGCTAGAAGAAA GTTAGAGTTGTTAGAAATGAAAAAGTTGTTAGAGGAAAGGAAAcgtgaaaaagaagaagagaaattaGCACGTCAAAAAGTTAAAAAACAAATTGAAGCTGATAAAGCTGCTAGACATGCCAAAGCTAATGCCAAAAGAGCGTTAACAGAATCTCCACCTACACCGTCATCCTCTACCAGTACTTATAGGAAGGAATATAATGATACAAGGTTGCAG ATTAGGCTTACTAATGGACAAACATTAACACAAAGCTTTGGAAGTAAAGAGAAGTTATCTGCTGTGAgattatttatagaaattaatAGAACAGATCCATCCGGTCCATTTAATTTAATGACAGCTTTCCCAAAGAAAATTTTCATGGAAGATGATTATGAAGCTCCGTTAAATGCTTTAG GCCTGACACCATCTGCAGTTTTAATTGTTCAGAAAAAAATAGAATGA
- the LOC126914529 gene encoding ribonuclease Oy, with translation MFSCKIIVNVLFLFFIAKTNSDENYLNVTTESNDFDVLIFTQHWPQTVCYTWQESAASNVCSLPTKHDEWTIHGIWPSQYNKIGPQFCNKSMPFDPLALKSIERELQEKWIDIERGRTSYSLWEHEWDKHGTCAVIVENLNSEVKYFKEGLHLLTNYDMKNLLVKKDIVPGQTYNTTDILKAIEDILGKRGSLMCIKNKDTGESYIFEIRICFDKMLQLIDCDRTYGYPTNCDLSGHVTYPDKVPQRHNVAQKLQIWNMIIFSNVYFLFYHY, from the exons ATGTTCAGTTGTAAGATAATTGttaatgttttatttttgttttttatcgCTAAAACAAACAG TGATGAGAACTATTTGAACGTCACAACAGAATCAAATGACTTCGATGTTTTAATTTTTACACAACATTGGCCTCAAACTGTTTGTTATACGTGGCAGGAAAGCGCAGCATCGAACGTGTGTTCATTACCGACAAAACATGATGAGTGGACAATTCATGGCATTTGGCCTTCTCAATACAATAAAATCGGTCCACAGTTTTGTAATAAATCAATGCCTTTTGACCCTTTAGCTTTAAAATCGATAGAAAGAGAATTACAAGAAAAATGGATAGATATAGAACGTGGAAGAACATCTTACTCCCTTTGGGAACATGAATGGGACAAACACGGTACTTGCGCCGTGATCGTGGAAAATCTAAATAGTGAGGTCAAGTATTTCAAGGAAGGTCTACATTTATTAACAAATTATGATATGAAAAATTTATTAGTAAAAAAGGATATCGTACCTGGACAAACATATAACACGACCGATATTTTGAAAGCTATTGAAGACATATTAGGTAAACGAGGCTCATTAATGTGCATAAAAAACAAg gaCACTGGAGAATCATACATATTTGAAATACGAATATGTTTTGACAAGATGTTACAATTAATTGACTGTGATAGAACTTATGGATATCCTACGAACTGTGATCTCTCTGGACATGTAACATATCCTGATAAAGTTCCACAAAGACACAACGTGGCACAG aaattacaaatttGGAACATGattatattttcaaatgtaTATTTTCTCTTTTACCATTATTAA